Genomic window (Candidatus Bathyarchaeota archaeon):
GCGGGAGACCTCAACAGAGACAAGCCCATTATGGAATTGGGTCAGAAAGGGGTCTTTACGAAGGCAGTGGACGAACTCCTCTTTAAAGGCGAGGCTGATATTTCCATCCATAGCATGAAAGACCTCCCCCTAGAGCTTCCGCAGGGTCTCACTATCGCTGCGGTTCCTAAGCGGAATAGCCCCTATGAGGCCTTGATCTCAGTCGGGCACGGAGGTTTAGATAATCTTCCAACTGGAGCCATCGTAGGGACTAGCAGCCCTAGAAGGATGGCCCAGCTCAAATACCTCAGAGACGATTTAGATATCCGTCCCATTAGGGGCAACGTTGACACCAGAATCAACAAGCTTGAGGCGGGCCATTACGACGCCCTCATCCTCGCTGAGGCAGGCCTCCTCAGGTTGAATAGACAAGACACCATCAAGGAACGCCTCTCCCTCCAGGATTTTACGCCCCCGGCGGGTCAGGGGGCTCTTGCTATAGTCGTTCGAGAGGACGATCTGGAGACCATCCAGGTCCTAGAGGTCATTACACATTTCCCTTCTTGTGCAGCGGTCGAAGCCGAGAGATCATTCATGGAGACTATAGGAGGAGGTTGTAGTACCCCTATAGGAGTCATGGTACAGCTGGCAAGGGAGATGACGCTATATGCCTCAGTTCTTTCTCCCGACGGGAAAGAAAGATACCACTTCACTAAGTCAGGTGAAACATCCGATCCGAGGGCCTTTGGGAAAAGCGCTGCTCAAGAGGCCATGGCGCAAGGAGCTTCAAAGATAGTAGACAGGTGGAATTAGCACACGGTTAATAAAGTCTACATTGTCGGAGCAGGTCCGGGGGACCCTGAACTCATTACAGTCAAGGCTGCGCGCCTCATTAAGGACGCAGATGTAATCCTTTACGACCGCCTAATAAGCAATGATACCCTCAACCTTGCCAAAGACGTATGCGAACTTATCTACGTTGGGAAGCATCCTGGCGAGCCCAGTATCTCCCAGGAGAGGATCAACAAGATTCTGGTTGAAAAGGCCAAGGAGGGCGGGAGCGTCGTAAGGCTCAAGGGAGGAGACCCCTTCATCTTCGGCAGGGGAGGTGAGGAGGCCCAGTTCCTCAGCGGGGAGGGTATACCCTATGAGATCGTCCCCGGCATCACTTCAGCCATTTCCGTTCCTGCTTACGCAGGGATACCCCTCACCCAAAGACACATCTCCTCTAGCGTCGCGTTCATCACAGGCCATGAGGCTTCCACCAAGACAGAGGAGACTATTGATTGGGAGAAGATATCTCAATCCGTGGACACCCTCGTTGTAATGATGGGGGTCCGGAACCTGAGAGGCATCGTACAGAGACTCCTTAGCGGAGGTAAGGACCCAGAGACCCCTGTTGCCCTTATTGAAAAAGGGACAATGGCGGATCAACGGACCATCACAGGAACCCTCGGGACCATTGAGGCTAAGGCCAGGGCAGAGGACATCAAGGCACCTGCAATCACCATAATCGGCCGAGTTGTCGAGCTCAGAGAGGAGATCCGTTGGGTTGAAGACTGACCCTGAGCTCCCCCTCCGAGGGATGGTTGTGGCGATAACCAGACCTGTAGGGTATAACACGGCCATGGCCAACCTCGTGAAGAGTCTTGGAGGAGTCCCCCGCCTAGCCCCTACGGTAAAGATACGTCCTCCTGAGGACATTGGAAGGGTCGAAGAATTCATCCGAAAAGCCACACACGGAGACATAGACATACTCATCTTCATGAGTGTCAAAAGCGTCAGGAGCCTCTTCCAAGTAGCAGCTGACGCAAGGCTGAAGCACAATCTTCTGAAGGCGTTAGGTGATGTCATAGTTGTCGCCATAGGGAACAAAACACAGGACGCGCTCAGGCTTCACAGCGTTGAAGTTAAGATTGTCCCGCACGATCACAGCTCCAAGGGATTGCTGAATAGTCTCTCTGAAATAGACCTACAAGGATTGAATATTGGGATACCCCGCTCGAGTAATGCTGACGAGATTTTCCGGTGCGTCCTAGAAAAGAGAGGAGCTAAGGTGGACGAGGTTACAGCTTACATATCTGAAATACCCGACAGTGTAGGTCCCGCGCTCGACCTCATCAAATCCCTTGTAAGAAGGGAGGTTGACGCGGTGACCTTCACGAGTGCATCAACAGGGAAGAACCTATTCAAGATTGCCGAAGCCCATTCCTTAGATGATGAGTTGAGGGATGGTCTTTGCGATGCAATCGTCGCCACTATCGGGCCTGTTACAAGCAAGGCCTTTATTGAGTATGGAGTACATGTCGACGTGATCTCGAGTGAACATTCCACAGAGGCCCTTATCTTGGCCTTGACGAAGAAATTGGCTGAGAGAAAGGCAAATAACCTGTAGAAAGGGCACTGATACGCGATTATATGAAAATATAGATTATGATCCCGCAAATTAGGATTCTTTGAAACTTGTCTCTCTTGGTATAAATAATGCTTATTTTTTCCGCTGTCGTCTTGCGTCTTCACCTGGCGCTATGATCTCTTCCACGAGGTCGTTGAGACGGCTATAAATATGGCAGTTTTTTGAGTGGAAGATCAGCTCCCCTGTAGTGTAATCAGTGCCCGCTCTGTCGTTAAGCTCACTGACCAGGGCCTCATTGAACACCTGGATACCCGCAATGTTGGCTGGGAGCCCTGCATAGGCATCCCATGATCTAAAGTAGCAGGTAAGGTGCATCTTCCCATCAAGAAGCTCAGTGTCCATTACGGTGAGGCACGGCGGCTCATGCTTCTTGCCCTCCAGTGTCTTATGGATGTCCTGGGGCTGCCTGATCACCATAGTGAGCTGACGGTCCTGGGGCTCCTTGACATACCTCTCAATAACCTGTGTGATCTGGTCAACAGGCTCCCTGAGCCTACTCGCGTAGGTATAGGTCTCTCCCTCCTCCTTGACCCCTGCCCAGAGGTACTGGAGTGCATAAGAGTTGATATACTTCATATCACATGGGGCCTTCTCAGCAATGAGTGGTCTACTCTCCGGGTTGGTGATTCGGATACTTAGGTTGAGCTTTCTAGTCATCGTGATCTCAGAGCCATAGCCCACGTTGAAGTCGTCCCCGTTCATCCAGATTTTCTCCAGGGTCCGGTACCAAGCTCCGGGAATGTCAAAGGTTTTGACAGTTGCGTAATTCAATTTTCACACCCCACAATAATGCTGCTTTAAACTGTATATTGTTTGGAGTATTACATTATTACTATAACCTTCCACTCAAATGAAAAAATCCCTGTTAAAACACTAGCTTTAAGGTATTATCTCGCACCCGTTGTTGATCTCGGGATAATCGAAATAGTCGATATTTATAACTCCCTCTTCGATCAAAGCCTTCACTTTGGGAGTGATCCCCTCCAGCCCTCGAATCATTGATTTTGTGGTGTGACAAACCCGTTCAAATAGCTCCTCTCCCCAAAACTTGGTCATATTTACAAATAGGCATCTCCCACCGCAAACCCAGAGATAATTACACTCCGTGCAAGGGGACAACATATCAATAGAGTTTTTCAATGTCATAGGATTCCCTGTTTGAAGATTTGATACATGATTGAACTTTAGCTCCGGCGCAATGGGGCAGGCCTCGATTCGCCCATTGGTCATGATGGTGAAGCTTGTGGCTCCGGCACCGCAACGAATGTGTGGCGTAGGCTCTCCGGTAAGGAGGCTCTTTAGCAATGGTATGAATGGGACCATGCCAGGCACAACGCCTTCCTGTAGGGATTCATGAAAATGATCGATAAGCCTCATTATCCCCTCGTCGTATCCTTCAAGCCAATTTTCTACATGGGGCCTCTGCTCGAGGTCGGACCAGAATACGTCAAGCTGCCAATGGACGTGGTCGAAGTGTGGGTCAGATAACTGGAGAAGATGGATCACATCCCTGTATATATTACCATGGTCGGAAAACGCCATCCTTGCCACAAGGTCTCCCTCGAAGCCCCTAGATCTAACATCCCTGACGTTCCGGAGCACATCCTCATAGGTTCCAGCACCTCGGTTATAGTCAGTTACTTCCCTCCCCCCGTCTATTGAGATAAGGATAGAGTGGAGCCCATGGAGATTTTTGTCACTTATCTCTGTTAGAAGGGTACCGTTAGTTTGAAGTGTGAAAGCCTTCGCTGGAATGATATCCATGACCTCCTCCATCAACCCTAGGGCTAGGGTGGGCTCTCCGCCGTAGAACCCTATAACCGGCTCGGGATCTCCCAAAATGAAGGTCTTAAGCTCCTGAATGGAATATGATGGATCCAAAGGGAGCCCCTCGATGTGGCGCGTTCCCCCGCAATATGCGCAGCTGAGGTTACACTTCTCAGTGAGGATCAGGTGGTATTGCATGCAAAAATCAGACTCCTTGTGTCAGATAAAAACCTTATATGATCGCCAGCGGAAACTGATTTTATTTTAACCAATTAATTGTTGTCTGGAGTCTGTATTCTCAACGGAGACTTTAGCGATAATCCCGTCATTGTACCAAAGCTGCAGCGCTCGCCAAAATACCTAACAACTCCATACAAGATCAAACGGACAATGTTTATCTCAATCCTCATAGAGGTATGAATCCGTGAACCCCCTAATTGTGGACGCCCTTGCCTACGGCAAAGGAAAACGGCAAGCGACACGAGACGTAATCGGTGCGGGCTCACGGACCATTGCAGGCGTCCTAGAATCCATAGGAATAGAACCGACGGTCGCCCCCATTGAGCAAGTAAATAGACGAGAGTTCAACCTATCGACTTACAATCTGCTCCTGGTCACAGGAATGACCTCTGACCTTCCTACCGTCAGGCGAATAATAAGGCGATGGAAAAAAGAGTCAAAGGGACCCGCCCTCATCGGAGGACCTATTGCTTCGGATGTAGAAATCCTTCAAAGAGTTAAAGCGGACCTAGCGGTGACCGGGGAAGGCGAGCTCACATTGTTGGAGCTTCTAAGCCTAGGACTGAACGAAGGAACAATTCCTGCGGAGGGCGAGCTGTCCCTGGTCAAAGGGATAAGTTACAGGACGGATAACGGTACCCAGGTCAACCCTCTCAGACCAAGAATGAGCCGCATGGAATACGACAGCCTCACCCCATCGACACACACCATCACCAGCTACCCCCTCTTCCGCGCCGCTAGGGTCTATGTTGAGGTCCTTAGGGGATGTAGTAATTATCATCGAGCTCAGGGATCCCTCTCGGAAGAGACCTGTAACGCTTGTGATCTCTGCCGCTCCGGAGGGCTGGAGTCGAGATACGATTGTCCCCATAGCCTGCCTCCTGGGTGCGGATACTGCTCAGTGCCTAGCCTGTTTGGCCCTCCAAAAAGTCGCTCAGTCAAAAAGATCTATGAAGAGGTAGAAAATCTCCTTCGGGAGGGAGTCCGCAGAATAGTTTTAAGCGCCCCAGGTTTCCTTGATTATGGTCGGGATCTCCAGGTAGAGCCTGAACCATTAACAGATCCCAGGAGCCCAGAACCCAACTATGAGGCCCTAGAAAACTTGCTCTCAGGACTATCAGACTTGGCTCCCATAGCCGAAGGAGAGGCATCCCTGATGATCGAGAATCTCAAAGGAGACCTCGTTATGGAAAAGGCCGCAAAAATACTGGGCAAGTATTTATCCGGGACACCAGTCAATATCGGCTTCGAGACGGGCTCGGAAATACAAAGTAAAATCATTGGACGATCATCCACGCCGAGTGAGAACCTAGAAGCTGTTAGGAGGCTTGGAAAAGCAGGTCTTAAACCTTATGTCTATTTCATTCATGGTTTGCCCGGGCAGAATTACGAAACCGTCAAAGCGACTGTTAGGGCCATTGATGATAGCGTGGCTGCGGGGGCTTCGAGGATCATCCTCTACCGCTTCCAGCCGCTTCCCATGTCGACATACCAAGATCTGCCGCGGGCGCCCCCTTCTGCAAAGGATCCGCTCAGTGGCTTGGTTTATGATGCAGCACTTAGGGCCAATTCAGGGCTCAAGGAGAAACTGATCGGGACTCGTATCAAGGCAGTTATTGCTGAACCGTACTTGAAAGACAACCGGTTTCATGTCGCCTATCCTATGCTCCATGGACCCGTAGTGTTGGTTCAGCGGGCTCTAGGCATGGAAGGGGAGGTTGTTGATGTGGAGATTTCTGGTATGGTCACTGAAAGGATCGTGATAGGGACCCTTATAATTTAGGCCTCAGATGAAAGATGATTTTACAGCCGATTTTAAAAAACCTCGATACTTCCCTTATTTCTACATCTTTAAAGCGTACATTTATCCTACAATTAAGGATATAAACGCTGTCTGAAACCTTTTCAGCTGGCTCAATTATCGTGCGCGACCCTAGTAAAAGATATTGTAACCAGTGAACTGTTTTACTTCTCCTTAATTCTAATTATAACCTTCATCCATTATTAACAAGGGAGATTCAAAATGTGCCTAATTTTCTAAAATAAATGTCAATATATCAAGAATAAGCATCTTCAGAAACCCTCAAAGGTGGAAAACACGGTCGAGCAAAACCTTAGATCGTACGCGGAAAATGGAGTCCCAGTTATTGCTAGATATACCATGCTAATTAAGCAAATTCTTTTCTTCATTTGTCTCATTTTTCACGAGTGTGTTATTGTTTATTTTACACTCTTCAAACAAATAGTATTCAACCAATCAAAGCGTTTATCACATACGATATGTTTTAATCAGAGCCTGAAAGTTGTTATTTGCATCTGAGGGATTTCATGGACGAACAAGGAAACACTAACGATCCTGAACTAAAAAGTGGCCCAGACTACGAGTGTGTCCGCTGTGGCCGTCGGGTCAATTTCAAGGAGCTAGAAGAATACATATCGTTTCGATGTCCGTTCTGTGGATATCGCATATTTCGGAAGGTGCGGGCCCCCATCGTGAAGCACCTAAAAGCGAGATAGGACTGATCTACCGTGTCTAGGAAAGCGAAATCTGACGAAGAAAAGCGAGCAAACCTAATTCTAAAGTATAGGAATCTCAAAGTCAAGAAACGTGAACAAGAAGATCAGACAATAACTTACAATCTCAGCCGAGGCGAGGAGACATTTGTTATGCAGATTCTCATCAACCAGAAAACCATTGGAATAGCCTTCATTCGGGAGCTCCGAGACCTTGTCGTGGAGGCTGAAGCTACAAAGGGAATCATGGTGGGCGGTGGCAAATACACTTATTCGGCTAAGGCCAATGCGCCAAAGCTAAATGTGGAGTTGATACCTCCCTCCTTACCCACGTTCGATCTCTTTATGCATAAGTACGTCTCTAACGCCGAGCTCGTTACCGAGGAGGGCAAGAAGGCACTAATGGAAAAGTACCACTCCGAGCTATACAAATACCCACGGATAAAGTTTAGCGACCCCGTTGCAATAATACTTGGAGCCGAACCAGGAGACGTAATCCAGATAAATCTAGAAAGCCAGACCGCAGGCACTTCAGTATCCTATCGCTACGTCATATGATCGATAATATTAGCAGGACACTTCTTCAAGAATTAGTTCTGGATAAGCTTCTCGTACATTTTGTCTAAGGCCCAGCGTAAGCTGCTTTGGATCTCCCTAAGTCGCCTTTCGTCACCGAAATTCCTGATGG
Coding sequences:
- a CDS encoding uroporphyrinogen-III synthase, translated to MKTDPELPLRGMVVAITRPVGYNTAMANLVKSLGGVPRLAPTVKIRPPEDIGRVEEFIRKATHGDIDILIFMSVKSVRSLFQVAADARLKHNLLKALGDVIVVAIGNKTQDALRLHSVEVKIVPHDHSSKGLLNSLSEIDLQGLNIGIPRSSNADEIFRCVLEKRGAKVDEVTAYISEIPDSVGPALDLIKSLVRREVDAVTFTSASTGKNLFKIAEAHSLDDELRDGLCDAIVATIGPVTSKAFIEYGVHVDVISSEHSTEALILALTKKLAERKANNL
- a CDS encoding thymidylate synthase yields the protein MNYATVKTFDIPGAWYRTLEKIWMNGDDFNVGYGSEITMTRKLNLSIRITNPESRPLIAEKAPCDMKYINSYALQYLWAGVKEEGETYTYASRLREPVDQITQVIERYVKEPQDRQLTMVIRQPQDIHKTLEGKKHEPPCLTVMDTELLDGKMHLTCYFRSWDAYAGLPANIAGIQVFNEALVSELNDRAGTDYTTGELIFHSKNCHIYSRLNDLVEEIIAPGEDARRQRKK
- a CDS encoding TIGR04084 family radical SAM/SPASM domain-containing protein encodes the protein MQYHLILTEKCNLSCAYCGGTRHIEGLPLDPSYSIQELKTFILGDPEPVIGFYGGEPTLALGLMEEVMDIIPAKAFTLQTNGTLLTEISDKNLHGLHSILISIDGGREVTDYNRGAGTYEDVLRNVRDVRSRGFEGDLVARMAFSDHGNIYRDVIHLLQLSDPHFDHVHWQLDVFWSDLEQRPHVENWLEGYDEGIMRLIDHFHESLQEGVVPGMVPFIPLLKSLLTGEPTPHIRCGAGATSFTIMTNGRIEACPIAPELKFNHVSNLQTGNPMTLKNSIDMLSPCTECNYLWVCGGRCLFVNMTKFWGEELFERVCHTTKSMIRGLEGITPKVKALIEEGVINIDYFDYPEINNGCEIIP
- a CDS encoding DNA-directed RNA polymerase subunit H, which produces MHKYVSNAELVTEEGKKALMEKYHSELYKYPRIKFSDPVAIILGAEPGDVIQINLESQTAGTSVSYRYVI
- the cobA gene encoding uroporphyrinogen-III C-methyltransferase — translated: MVGAGPGDPELITVKAARLIKDADVILYDRLISNDTLNLAKDVCELIYVGKHPGEPSISQERINKILVEKAKEGGSVVRLKGGDPFIFGRGGEEAQFLSGEGIPYEIVPGITSAISVPAYAGIPLTQRHISSSVAFITGHEASTKTEETIDWEKISQSVDTLVVMMGVRNLRGIVQRLLSGGKDPETPVALIEKGTMADQRTITGTLGTIEAKARAEDIKAPAITIIGRVVELREEIRWVED
- a CDS encoding radical SAM protein, with the protein product MNPLIVDALAYGKGKRQATRDVIGAGSRTIAGVLESIGIEPTVAPIEQVNRREFNLSTYNLLLVTGMTSDLPTVRRIIRRWKKESKGPALIGGPIASDVEILQRVKADLAVTGEGELTLLELLSLGLNEGTIPAEGELSLVKGISYRTDNGTQVNPLRPRMSRMEYDSLTPSTHTITSYPLFRAARVYVEVLRGCSNYHRAQGSLSEETCNACDLCRSGGLESRYDCPHSLPPGCGYCSVPSLFGPPKSRSVKKIYEEVENLLREGVRRIVLSAPGFLDYGRDLQVEPEPLTDPRSPEPNYEALENLLSGLSDLAPIAEGEASLMIENLKGDLVMEKAAKILGKYLSGTPVNIGFETGSEIQSKIIGRSSTPSENLEAVRRLGKAGLKPYVYFIHGLPGQNYETVKATVRAIDDSVAAGASRIILYRFQPLPMSTYQDLPRAPPSAKDPLSGLVYDAALRANSGLKEKLIGTRIKAVIAEPYLKDNRFHVAYPMLHGPVVLVQRALGMEGEVVDVEISGMVTERIVIGTLII
- the hemC gene encoding hydroxymethylbilane synthase; amino-acid sequence: MMLKVSTRGSRLALIQVEIVATELRRHFPSATLEAQIVKTAGDLNRDKPIMELGQKGVFTKAVDELLFKGEADISIHSMKDLPLELPQGLTIAAVPKRNSPYEALISVGHGGLDNLPTGAIVGTSSPRRMAQLKYLRDDLDIRPIRGNVDTRINKLEAGHYDALILAEAGLLRLNRQDTIKERLSLQDFTPPAGQGALAIVVREDDLETIQVLEVITHFPSCAAVEAERSFMETIGGGCSTPIGVMVQLAREMTLYASVLSPDGKERYHFTKSGETSDPRAFGKSAAQEAMAQGASKIVDRWN